In Candidatus Vogelbacteria bacterium, the following proteins share a genomic window:
- the eno gene encoding phosphopyruvate hydratase has product MPTITKIKAREILDSRGNPTVEVDLTLADGSFGRAAVPSGASTGSHEAVELRDAGTRYGGKGVEQAVGNVNNELATNLVGKEFDQKSLDDAMIALDGTANKGRLGANAILGISLAFSHAKAKSEGKPLYQYFADIAGNTDIKLPVPMMNILNGGKHAENSTDLQEFMIMPLGAPSFKEALRYGAEVFHALKKILIAKKLNTSVGDEGGYAPSLPSNEAAIEIILEAIMKAGYTPGHDISLAIDGAASELYEDGKYNLKTEGRILTSEEMVDWYAGWVAKYPIVSIEDGLHEDDWEGYKLKTAKLGDKLQIVGDDLFVTNIERLKKGIDEKAGNSILIKLNQIGTVSETIDAINMAKAAGFTAVVSHRSGETEDTTISDFVVGLGTGQIKTGSLCRSERTAKYNQLLRIEEELGGKAVFPGKGALN; this is encoded by the coding sequence ATGCCTACCATCACTAAAATTAAAGCCCGTGAAATATTAGACTCTCGTGGTAACCCGACCGTTGAAGTTGATTTAACTTTAGCTGATGGTTCTTTTGGCCGAGCCGCGGTACCGTCTGGAGCCTCAACCGGGAGTCATGAGGCGGTGGAGTTGCGAGATGCTGGAACTCGTTATGGTGGTAAGGGGGTAGAGCAAGCAGTAGGTAATGTTAATAATGAATTAGCTACTAATCTGGTTGGTAAAGAATTTGATCAAAAAAGTTTAGACGACGCCATGATCGCTCTAGATGGTACGGCGAACAAAGGACGTCTAGGTGCTAATGCTATTTTAGGTATTTCATTAGCTTTTTCTCATGCCAAAGCTAAAAGTGAAGGGAAACCCCTCTATCAATATTTTGCTGATATTGCTGGTAATACTGACATCAAGTTACCGGTCCCAATGATGAATATTTTAAACGGTGGCAAACACGCCGAGAATTCAACTGATTTACAAGAGTTTATGATTATGCCGTTGGGAGCCCCGTCATTTAAAGAAGCGCTACGCTATGGGGCGGAAGTTTTTCATGCTTTGAAGAAAATTTTGATTGCTAAAAAATTAAATACTTCAGTCGGCGATGAAGGTGGTTATGCACCAAGTTTGCCTAGTAACGAAGCGGCGATTGAAATTATTTTGGAGGCGATCATGAAAGCGGGTTATACCCCTGGTCACGACATTTCGTTGGCGATCGATGGAGCCGCGTCAGAACTTTATGAAGATGGAAAATATAATTTGAAAACTGAAGGTCGAATTTTGACTTCAGAAGAGATGGTGGATTGGTATGCTGGCTGGGTAGCTAAGTATCCAATTGTTTCAATCGAAGATGGTTTACATGAAGATGATTGGGAAGGTTATAAACTTAAGACAGCTAAATTGGGTGATAAATTACAGATTGTCGGCGATGACTTGTTTGTGACCAATATCGAACGTTTGAAAAAGGGAATAGATGAAAAAGCTGGTAATTCAATTTTGATTAAACTAAACCAGATTGGGACCGTGTCTGAAACCATTGATGCGATCAATATGGCGAAAGCGGCCGGCTTTACCGCGGTCGTATCTCACCGCTCTGGTGAGACTGAAGACACAACTATCTCTGATTTTGTGGTGGGCTTGGGTACTGGCCAGATCAAGACTGGGTCACTGTGCCGTAGTGAACGAACAGCTAAGTACAACCAACTGCTTAGAATTGAGGAAGAGTTGGGTGGCAAGGCCGTGTTCCCAGGGAAAGGAGCTCTTAACTAA
- a CDS encoding STAS domain-containing protein codes for MSTTMSVFLRRFQSNWKSGLTVALVSIPLSISLAIASGATPIMGIITAVWAGLIASFFGGSNFNIVGPAGALSGILAAYALVHGYTTLPLVAIAAGVMILIAYAFRLERFIAFVPGSTIHGFTLGVGIIIALNQLNFAFGLSGLPKHEEFIKNVWETLTHLGQSSLPTYGVFALFFIALFLLLKLTPKIPGALTVAPLGILFGYLTTIGIIDIPLETIGSKFGDIKATLISLPDLSFNSTILISAGAVAFVAILETMLSAKIADGMTKTTYNDRKEMVGLGLANIASGVTGGLPATGVLVRTAINIKAGANHKTSQGLNAIFVGLISLILFPYFKFLPMAVIGAMLIFSAIRMVESEHFVRFYRHDRRGFWIAMAVAAITVYKDPTFGLLFGTTISLLLLVEKLSRGQFDLKVNTPADGLVSSVSGEQLTKEESLGETNHVLVYSIKGQLAYINSQAHLSRFQNGLNGYQAVILRLRELNFIDIDGVDAIDDLIELIEQKGKQVAITGANNFVAKLLAEGSEHFSRLTQAGLVFEKTEQALKQFGVKIQ; via the coding sequence ATGTCAACAACTATGTCTGTTTTTCTCCGTCGTTTTCAAAGCAATTGGAAATCTGGTTTGACTGTCGCTCTAGTCTCAATCCCCCTATCTATCTCCTTAGCCATCGCCTCTGGAGCTACTCCGATCATGGGTATTATCACCGCTGTTTGGGCGGGACTCATTGCCTCTTTTTTTGGTGGCAGTAATTTTAATATTGTTGGTCCAGCTGGTGCCCTGTCTGGTATTTTAGCCGCTTATGCTCTAGTCCATGGCTACACCACTTTACCGTTAGTGGCCATCGCCGCTGGAGTTATGATTTTAATCGCCTACGCTTTTAGACTAGAGCGTTTTATCGCTTTTGTACCTGGTAGTACTATCCACGGCTTCACTTTAGGGGTTGGTATTATTATTGCCCTCAACCAACTAAACTTTGCTTTTGGTTTATCTGGTTTACCTAAACATGAAGAATTTATTAAAAACGTCTGGGAAACATTAACTCATCTTGGTCAGTCATCTCTGCCCACCTACGGCGTTTTTGCTTTGTTTTTTATTGCCCTCTTCTTACTTCTAAAACTAACCCCGAAAATTCCTGGGGCTTTGACTGTGGCCCCTTTAGGTATTTTATTTGGCTATTTAACTACGATTGGAATAATCGATATTCCTCTTGAAACTATTGGTAGTAAGTTCGGCGATATTAAAGCCACTTTAATCTCCCTTCCAGACTTATCATTCAATTCCACCATCTTGATTAGTGCTGGCGCTGTCGCTTTTGTAGCTATTTTAGAAACTATGCTCTCAGCCAAAATCGCCGATGGTATGACCAAGACCACTTACAACGACCGTAAGGAAATGGTGGGCCTTGGTTTGGCCAACATCGCTTCTGGTGTCACTGGTGGACTACCAGCAACTGGTGTTTTAGTCAGAACGGCTATCAACATTAAAGCTGGCGCCAATCATAAAACTTCTCAAGGTTTAAATGCTATTTTTGTTGGTCTGATTTCCTTGATCTTGTTCCCTTACTTCAAGTTCCTACCAATGGCCGTGATCGGAGCCATGCTAATCTTCTCCGCTATTCGAATGGTGGAAAGTGAGCACTTTGTTCGTTTTTACCGTCACGATCGTAGAGGTTTCTGGATCGCTATGGCAGTAGCCGCTATTACTGTTTACAAAGATCCAACTTTTGGTCTATTATTCGGAACCACCATCTCCCTCTTATTATTAGTTGAAAAGTTGTCTCGAGGACAATTTGATCTGAAAGTTAATACCCCGGCCGATGGTCTAGTTTCTTCGGTCTCTGGTGAACAATTAACCAAAGAAGAAAGCTTGGGTGAGACCAATCATGTTTTGGTTTACTCTATCAAAGGTCAGCTAGCTTATATCAATAGCCAAGCCCACTTATCACGTTTCCAAAATGGTTTAAATGGTTATCAAGCTGTCATTCTTCGTCTCCGAGAATTAAATTTTATCGACATCGATGGCGTGGACGCTATTGATGACTTAATAGAGTTAATCGAGCAAAAAGGTAAACAAGTAGCTATCACCGGCGCCAACAATTTTGTAGCCAAGTTATTAGCTGAAGGTTCTGAACATTTCTCTCGCTTAACTCAGGCTGGCCTAGTGTTCGAAAAAACTGAACAAGCCTTAAAACAATTCGGAGTTAAAATTCAATAA
- a CDS encoding M15 family metallopeptidase, which yields MKDILDELKTGSFWFTLISMIVVGGVFAYGSYQYLLLDKQNVLQRQVINRLELSLATTTDSNYKLGEALRTAQVTVEDFGKKVSDISSTVGTLEKLSQTDKQLLEKYSKVYFLNEHYVPANLVDIDEDYLLNKKTPLQIQTQVASYLNRLLESAEDDGVKLQIVSAYRSFATQASLKSQYKIIYGAGTANQFSADQGYSEHQLGTTVDFTTIKTGPGLVGFEKDSAYIWLVENAHKYGFVLSYPKGNTYYKYEPWHWRFVGVDLARMLYSEKKNFYDLDQREIDKYLISLFD from the coding sequence ATGAAAGATATTCTAGATGAATTGAAAACGGGCAGTTTCTGGTTCACTTTGATCTCAATGATAGTGGTCGGAGGAGTTTTTGCTTATGGGTCTTATCAATATCTTTTGTTGGATAAACAAAACGTTCTCCAGAGACAAGTGATCAATCGATTAGAGTTATCTTTGGCAACCACCACTGACAGTAACTATAAATTAGGAGAAGCTTTACGGACAGCTCAAGTGACGGTCGAAGATTTTGGTAAAAAGGTTAGTGATATTAGTAGTACGGTTGGTACCCTGGAAAAACTAAGCCAAACAGATAAGCAGTTACTAGAAAAGTATTCAAAAGTTTATTTCTTGAATGAACACTATGTTCCAGCTAATTTGGTTGATATAGATGAAGATTATCTATTAAATAAAAAAACTCCACTTCAAATTCAAACTCAAGTAGCTTCATATTTGAATCGTTTACTAGAGTCAGCTGAAGATGATGGTGTAAAACTACAAATTGTTTCTGCTTATCGATCTTTTGCCACCCAGGCTTCTTTGAAGTCTCAATATAAAATAATTTATGGAGCGGGGACAGCTAACCAGTTTTCGGCCGACCAGGGTTACTCGGAGCATCAACTAGGAACGACGGTTGATTTTACGACAATCAAAACTGGTCCTGGTTTGGTTGGTTTTGAAAAAGATTCAGCTTATATCTGGTTGGTTGAAAACGCTCACAAGTATGGTTTTGTTCTGTCTTATCCTAAAGGTAATACTTATTATAAATACGAACCATGGCACTGGCGGTTTGTGGGAGTTGATTTGGCGAGGATGTTGTATTCGGAAAAGAAAAATTTCTATGATTTAGATCAGCGAGAGATTGATAAATACTTGATTAGCTTGTTCGATTAA
- a CDS encoding DoxX family protein, with product MKKDKIIFWVTTGAIFLFEGVMTALTSQSEMAVQGITHLGYPVYFGTMLAVFKVLGSLALIIPQIPKRVKEWAYAGFAFDFIAAFVSLAVVDGFTGITFFPLGVLAVLAVSYIYYHKLND from the coding sequence ATGAAAAAAGATAAAATAATTTTTTGGGTGACGACGGGGGCGATATTTTTGTTTGAAGGGGTGATGACAGCCCTGACCTCACAAAGTGAGATGGCAGTTCAAGGGATTACCCATCTTGGTTATCCGGTTTATTTTGGAACAATGTTGGCGGTCTTTAAAGTTCTAGGGTCTTTGGCTTTAATCATTCCCCAAATACCAAAACGGGTGAAAGAGTGGGCTTATGCTGGTTTTGCTTTTGATTTTATTGCTGCTTTTGTTAGTCTCGCGGTGGTGGATGGATTTACTGGAATAACCTTCTTCCCATTGGGAGTCTTGGCGGTTTTAGCAGTATCGTACATTTATTATCACAAACTGAACGACTAA
- a CDS encoding DUF2585 family protein — MLRRLIQTPLSIYIALAVLFIGVQIITLIILGQPFLCSCGLKLWEGAVYSIGNSQQITDWYTFSHIIHGFIFYLFFWILFPRMAAPQRLLLAIGLEIGWEILENTPWVINLYREQALAQGYMGDSIINSVSDTLAMITGFVLAWRLPVRVTVTLALIMEIFTGYFIRDGLTLNIINFIHHFEFIENWQGRIE; from the coding sequence ATGCTTAGGAGACTTATTCAAACCCCTTTATCCATCTATATTGCTTTGGCTGTGCTATTTATTGGCGTCCAAATCATAACTCTAATTATCCTAGGTCAACCTTTTCTGTGCTCATGTGGTTTGAAGTTGTGGGAAGGAGCAGTCTACTCTATCGGCAACTCTCAGCAAATAACCGACTGGTATACCTTTTCTCATATTATTCACGGTTTTATTTTTTACCTGTTCTTTTGGATTTTGTTTCCTCGGATGGCCGCGCCACAAAGACTACTGCTGGCCATCGGCTTGGAAATTGGCTGGGAAATACTAGAGAACACCCCATGGGTAATCAATCTGTATCGTGAGCAAGCATTGGCTCAAGGTTATATGGGCGACAGTATTATTAACTCAGTCAGTGACACCTTAGCCATGATAACTGGCTTTGTTTTAGCTTGGCGATTACCTGTCCGAGTCACTGTTACTCTGGCTCTAATTATGGAAATTTTTACTGGCTACTTTATTCGAGACGGTCTCACTCTTAATATTATTAACTTTATCCATCACTTTGAGTTTATAGAAAACTGGCAAGGTCGTATTGAATAA
- a CDS encoding VOC family protein, whose product MTTINPWINFNGNAEEAFTFYKSVFGGEFTKIVRFKDLASAEFPVPENEENKIMYIALPISTGNVLVGNDVPDFMGKVNERENRSKIVISAESKEEAGRLFDGLSIGGEIEGPMGDSPWGSYAGMFRDKYGIEWLIEFSPSE is encoded by the coding sequence ATGACAACAATAAATCCTTGGATTAACTTCAATGGCAACGCCGAAGAAGCTTTTACCTTTTACAAATCAGTCTTTGGTGGAGAATTTACCAAAATTGTTCGTTTCAAAGATTTGGCGAGTGCTGAGTTCCCTGTACCGGAAAACGAGGAAAATAAAATTATGTATATTGCCTTACCTATCAGTACGGGCAATGTGTTGGTTGGAAATGACGTTCCAGATTTTATGGGGAAAGTAAATGAACGGGAAAACCGAAGTAAAATTGTTATAAGTGCAGAAAGTAAAGAAGAAGCGGGGAGATTATTCGACGGTCTATCTATTGGAGGAGAAATAGAAGGACCTATGGGAGATAGTCCTTGGGGATCATATGCGGGTATGTTCAGAGATAAATATGGTATTGAGTGGCTAATTGAATTTTCTCCTAGTGAATAG
- a CDS encoding FAD-binding protein — protein MEKIKTTDIVIVGAGFSGLYLAHHLIVGGKHDFLIVAPDMKTVSDKSYFNIRSRGVKQTSLKESMSLASYGKSNKQLVSIFVNNIDDELTYLSHLTKMEPSYLGAKVSNPKLLLNKIKKESDFSRIYAEVISVKKSRKYVEVVTSQGVIHCQKIVFCFGGLRARLSDKFVDERVQNNMFEIVRAAGCTVMYQDLVMRHPFYSKGVCIPSDNLYSFDFIDEKNKRLKLTHDLVRAHNAHHRFDDICKEYQKTAKRYAVNGKQRIELDIEPHFVLGGIRINKRGETKVKNMYALGECAYGMHGKGRLGGGSIGEILVMSRVIAKQIIG, from the coding sequence ATGGAAAAAATTAAAACAACAGATATTGTTATTGTGGGTGCTGGGTTTTCTGGTCTTTATTTGGCTCACCATCTTATTGTGGGTGGTAAACATGATTTTCTAATTGTTGCCCCTGATATGAAAACGGTTAGTGATAAATCCTACTTTAATATCAGGTCACGAGGAGTAAAACAGACGTCATTAAAAGAATCGATGAGTTTGGCTAGTTACGGCAAAAGTAACAAGCAATTAGTTAGTATATTTGTAAACAATATTGATGACGAACTTACTTATTTGAGTCACCTAACAAAAATGGAACCTTCTTATCTGGGTGCAAAGGTTAGCAACCCCAAGTTACTGCTTAATAAAATAAAAAAAGAGTCTGATTTCAGTCGAATTTATGCCGAGGTTATTTCCGTTAAAAAAAGTCGTAAGTATGTAGAAGTTGTGACATCTCAGGGTGTTATTCATTGCCAGAAAATTGTTTTTTGTTTTGGTGGGCTAAGAGCAAGATTATCAGATAAATTTGTTGATGAAAGAGTGCAAAACAATATGTTTGAGATTGTTAGGGCGGCTGGGTGTACTGTTATGTATCAAGATTTAGTAATGAGGCACCCGTTTTACTCTAAAGGGGTATGCATCCCTAGTGATAATTTGTATAGTTTTGATTTTATTGATGAGAAAAATAAAAGACTTAAACTAACGCACGACTTAGTGAGGGCTCATAACGCTCACCATCGGTTCGACGATATTTGTAAAGAATATCAAAAAACAGCCAAGAGGTATGCCGTAAATGGAAAACAGAGAATAGAACTTGATATTGAACCCCATTTTGTTCTAGGGGGTATCCGTATAAATAAACGAGGAGAAACGAAAGTAAAAAATATGTACGCCCTCGGTGAATGTGCTTATGGTATGCATGGAAAGGGCCGTTTAGGAGGAGGTTCAATAGGAGAAATACTGGTTATGTCTAGGGTTATCGCAAAACAAATTATAGGATAA
- a CDS encoding class I SAM-dependent methyltransferase, with protein sequence MITSDKERQAPTKTLEAEPSHLARYQFALKFIKNEDIILDTPCGSGYGSNLLSTKAKMVTGIDIHPGAIQHAKEFFHNDKIDFFVADMQNLEIHFPDSKKFNLIVSFEGIEHIKDQTKFLSSASKLINKDGYLIISTPRKPHGSPYHTVEFSLESFRDILSKSFVIEKMFGQIYTDIFDMEERKENPEDYHRFNFIALCKAK encoded by the coding sequence ATGATAACTTCGGACAAAGAACGACAAGCTCCAACTAAAACTTTAGAAGCGGAACCTTCTCATTTAGCCCGCTATCAATTTGCGCTAAAATTTATAAAAAATGAAGACATTATATTAGATACTCCATGCGGAAGTGGTTACGGTTCAAATTTATTATCCACTAAAGCAAAAATGGTTACGGGAATAGATATTCATCCTGGAGCAATTCAACACGCTAAAGAGTTTTTTCACAATGATAAAATAGATTTTTTTGTGGCTGATATGCAAAATCTAGAAATTCATTTTCCAGACAGTAAAAAATTTAATCTAATTGTTAGTTTTGAAGGAATTGAACATATAAAAGACCAAACTAAATTTTTAAGTAGCGCTTCTAAACTTATAAATAAAGATGGGTACTTAATCATTTCTACCCCTCGAAAACCACATGGAAGTCCATACCACACCGTAGAATTTTCTTTAGAGAGTTTTAGGGATATATTGTCAAAAAGTTTTGTTATAGAAAAAATGTTTGGTCAGATATATACGGATATATTTGATATGGAAGAAAGAAAAGAAAATCCCGAAGATTATCACAGATTTAATTTTATTGCTCTTTGTAAAGCAAAGTAA
- a CDS encoding MOSC domain-containing protein, giving the protein MRAIYVASDKGQPMVSVQAVNAITGRGLEGDRYKDGRGAFSKHRVGETFRDVSLIAVEAIAEANKEVEIPFSPEDTRRNILTERVDLNTLVGQEFSVGDVRMLGVELCTPCNRPSALAKKPGFETAFQGRGGLRARILTDGVIIVGDVISF; this is encoded by the coding sequence GTGAGAGCAATATATGTTGCCTCTGATAAAGGGCAACCAATGGTATCTGTGCAAGCAGTTAATGCCATTACGGGTCGCGGGTTGGAGGGCGATCGGTACAAAGACGGAAGGGGAGCTTTCTCAAAACACAGAGTAGGCGAAACCTTTCGTGATGTTTCTCTGATAGCTGTCGAGGCAATTGCAGAAGCAAACAAGGAAGTCGAGATTCCTTTTTCTCCAGAAGATACCCGTCGCAATATTCTAACCGAAAGGGTTGATCTAAACACTCTGGTCGGCCAAGAGTTCTCGGTCGGAGATGTCAGGATGCTCGGAGTAGAACTCTGCACTCCGTGCAATCGACCTTCAGCTTTGGCGAAGAAGCCTGGATTCGAAACTGCTTTCCAGGGCAGAGGGGGTCTTCGGGCCCGCATTCTGACCGATGGTGTAATCATCGTCGGAGATGTTATCAGTTTCTAA
- a CDS encoding sigma-70 family RNA polymerase sigma factor yields the protein MSEREVLILSQIDFVRSLALKVCEKLPLHLRFEDFYSAGLEALIESADCFDSKKSKATFKTFCYRHVLGAMYDCLRPGLVLSMRTQRSHRKDLDKVEVQLSHKLLRRPTLNEMAEAMGLTLERVEEKIGKSHVGILSLNAHLGGKQHEEELSPLSEVVKDDQTHDPIAQILREERRDIVRRALEDLKPIHRQLLVWYYLEGLNQEQIVAMYGRSSSSAVSQQLKTARGRLKQSLQKYKKQDVL from the coding sequence ATGAGCGAGCGAGAAGTCCTGATTCTCAGCCAGATCGACTTTGTGCGGTCTCTGGCTCTTAAAGTGTGTGAAAAGTTGCCACTTCATCTGCGGTTTGAAGATTTCTATTCAGCTGGGCTTGAAGCCCTGATTGAATCAGCGGATTGTTTTGATAGTAAAAAATCGAAGGCTACTTTCAAAACTTTTTGCTATCGGCATGTTCTGGGGGCTATGTACGACTGTTTACGACCAGGTTTGGTGTTAAGTATGCGCACTCAGCGTAGTCACAGGAAAGATCTGGATAAGGTAGAAGTTCAGCTCAGCCATAAATTATTGAGGCGTCCAACGCTCAATGAAATGGCTGAAGCGATGGGTCTAACCCTGGAGCGGGTAGAGGAAAAGATAGGGAAATCCCATGTCGGAATTCTGTCTCTAAATGCACACTTAGGCGGAAAACAACACGAAGAAGAGTTGTCGCCTCTGTCTGAAGTTGTAAAAGATGATCAGACGCATGATCCCATAGCCCAAATATTAAGGGAAGAAAGGAGGGATATCGTCAGGCGAGCCTTAGAAGATTTAAAACCGATTCATCGACAATTGCTGGTTTGGTACTATCTCGAGGGTTTGAATCAGGAACAGATCGTTGCTATGTATGGCCGATCATCCTCATCGGCTGTTAGTCAGCAACTTAAAACAGCGAGAGGAAGACTTAAACAAAGTTTGCAAAAATACAAGAAACAAGATGTGCTCTAA
- a CDS encoding ParB/RepB/Spo0J family partition protein, protein MAKPKQVGVIWEIDPSVIDHFPDQPRKHFGLVALQNLGNSMKTDGQKDPIIVCAAYGKRNKGIEYFLVDGERRWKSAKEVKILLKAIVISVKDAKEHYLASATANFHREPHTEMEIAKVVQRFLTEYDMKWPEIVRRLGIGEQTLKKYLELLDLPYELQQKFQPNTPRDQRLPISVASELSRLPKEEQLSLVPRIKGKRADEAREIIRRSYTEVEARGGEVKRAARGRDRRPSDDIELVTTRIARIIADMKFLTEQIAPERLRKALAGRNLGNNVGLVSELGDICTGAATLRTKVRAAMPDDVKQRLPK, encoded by the coding sequence ATGGCCAAACCAAAACAAGTTGGTGTGATCTGGGAGATTGATCCAAGTGTGATCGATCACTTCCCCGATCAACCTCGGAAACACTTCGGCCTTGTGGCACTCCAAAATCTCGGTAATTCAATGAAGACGGATGGACAGAAAGATCCCATCATTGTCTGTGCCGCCTACGGAAAGAGGAACAAAGGCATCGAGTATTTTCTGGTTGACGGAGAGCGTCGTTGGAAGTCTGCTAAAGAGGTCAAGATTTTGCTCAAAGCAATAGTGATCTCTGTCAAGGATGCCAAGGAACACTACCTGGCCTCTGCGACCGCTAACTTCCACCGCGAACCCCATACGGAAATGGAAATTGCCAAGGTTGTACAACGGTTCCTCACCGAATACGACATGAAGTGGCCAGAAATCGTGCGACGGTTGGGGATCGGCGAACAAACGCTCAAGAAATATCTCGAACTGCTTGACTTACCGTACGAACTCCAGCAGAAATTCCAGCCCAACACTCCGCGGGATCAACGTTTGCCGATCTCGGTGGCCTCTGAGTTGTCTCGTCTCCCTAAAGAGGAACAACTCAGCTTGGTGCCGAGAATCAAGGGAAAGCGAGCTGATGAAGCCAGGGAAATCATTCGTCGCTCCTACACGGAAGTCGAGGCCCGCGGCGGAGAAGTAAAGAGGGCTGCACGGGGGCGAGATCGTCGGCCATCGGACGACATTGAACTGGTTACGACCCGTATTGCTCGGATTATTGCGGACATGAAGTTCCTCACAGAACAGATTGCTCCTGAACGTCTGAGAAAGGCTCTTGCGGGTCGGAACCTCGGAAACAACGTTGGCCTTGTCAGTGAGTTGGGAGACATCTGTACGGGTGCTGCCACGTTACGGACAAAAGTTCGCGCCGCCATGCCCGATGATGTTAAGCAGAGGTTGCCGAAGTGA